A single Methanolobus sp. ZRKC5 DNA region contains:
- a CDS encoding carbon monoxide dehydrogenase accessory protein CooC: MAKIIAVTGKGGTGKTATTSLLIRHLTKGDKVVLAVDADPDTNLPETLGCETNKSIGDIKEFMHDERDNLPPDVSKESILEGKLYEILEEMPGYDLLVMGRPEGSGCYCYVNNLLRGIMNKLVTNYDVLIIDAEAGLEHFSRKIFRNVDELIVVTDGSRRGLRTAERIRELVGELETDVSNIYVIANKVTDANRERIASTANELGLELIGMIPVDEMIVERDLAGEPLFDLPDDSAAVQEVEKIAQKLGL; encoded by the coding sequence GTGGCTAAGATTATTGCAGTGACTGGTAAAGGCGGAACAGGGAAGACGGCAACGACCAGTCTTCTCATTCGCCATCTTACAAAAGGTGATAAAGTCGTTCTTGCCGTTGATGCGGATCCGGACACCAACCTTCCCGAAACACTGGGATGTGAAACCAACAAAAGCATTGGTGATATCAAGGAATTCATGCATGATGAGCGTGACAACCTTCCTCCTGATGTGAGCAAGGAATCCATTTTGGAAGGGAAACTCTATGAGATTCTTGAAGAGATGCCAGGATATGACCTGCTGGTCATGGGAAGGCCTGAAGGTTCAGGATGCTACTGTTATGTCAACAACCTGCTTCGTGGTATCATGAACAAGCTTGTGACAAATTATGACGTGCTCATCATTGACGCTGAAGCCGGGCTGGAACATTTCAGCAGGAAGATATTCAGGAATGTTGATGAACTTATAGTTGTCACTGATGGTTCACGCAGGGGACTGCGGACTGCAGAGCGTATACGGGAACTCGTGGGTGAACTGGAAACAGATGTTTCCAATATCTATGTTATCGCAAACAAGGTCACAGATGCAAACCGTGAAAGGATTGCCAGTACTGCTAATGAACTTGGCCTTGAACTAATAGGAATGATCCCTGTGGACGAGATGATAGTTGAAAGAGATCTCGCCGGGGAACCTTTATTTGATCTTCCGGATGATTCCGCTGCAGTACAGGAAGTTGAGAAGATCGCTCAGAAACTTGGTTTGTAA
- a CDS encoding TIGR00288 family NYN domain-containing protein codes for MANVKTGLNSIVKYLSTKKETGRRSIGLLVDGPNVLRKEFNVNLEEIRDVLKEYGNVKIGRVFLNQYASDKLVEAIENNGFEPIICSSDVDVRLAVEGMELVYNPTIDTMALVTRDADFKPLLNKANEHGKETIIFGVEPGFSTALRNSADYVILLENDEMNYNDDVNPQENDRNGAKDGEFVRGSRNKKEASIDY; via the coding sequence ATGGCTAACGTGAAAACCGGACTGAATTCTATTGTCAAATACCTTAGTACTAAAAAAGAAACTGGAAGAAGAAGCATTGGTCTTCTTGTAGATGGTCCCAATGTATTGCGCAAGGAATTTAATGTTAACCTCGAAGAGATCAGGGATGTCCTGAAAGAATACGGCAATGTCAAGATTGGAAGAGTGTTCCTGAACCAGTATGCATCTGATAAACTTGTAGAAGCTATTGAAAACAATGGATTTGAACCTATTATATGTTCCAGTGATGTTGATGTAAGGCTTGCAGTGGAAGGAATGGAACTTGTGTACAACCCAACGATCGATACGATGGCACTTGTCACAAGGGATGCAGATTTCAAACCATTGCTGAATAAAGCAAACGAACATGGTAAAGAGACCATCATCTTTGGTGTCGAACCCGGTTTTTCAACAGCCTTGAGAAACTCTGCGGATTACGTTATCCTGCTTGAGAACGATGAAATGAATTACAATGACGATGTAAACCCACAGGAAAATGATAGAAATGGTGCCAAAGATGGTGAATTTGTGCGCGGTTCCCGAAACAAAAAAGAAGCCTCAATAGATTATTAA
- the cdhA gene encoding CO dehydrogenase/acetyl-CoA synthase complex subunit alpha, with translation MSDDISSGQFSIDELENVQITIGKIVGAIEKTAEKEGVEVGPTPKPGISDLREWDHNLLSRYQPVYTPVCDQCCYCTFGKCDLGGNKEGACGINMESHQAREFLLRVITGAAAHAGHGRHMLHHLIGLHGRDHPINVGSSNLLAPNTQAVTGITPETLGDLEEVMDYVEEQLTQLLATIHAGQEGAAIDFESKAMHGGMLDHVGMEVSDIAQISCMGMPKSDPEAPLAEIGMGCIDSTKPVLLVIGHNVAGVTNIMDYIHDHGLEDKMELAGLCCTAIDMTRYQMEHGGKPHAKIIGSLAKELKMIRSGVPDVIVVDEQCVRADVLDEAKKLSIPVITTNDKIMYGLPNRSKDSAAAIIEDLSSRKEPGALILDFDLLADVSVELAIKMSKIRDEMGITALPTEEELQEFSVKCVQCGACEMDCPDNLPIMAAMKAGIDKDFSKFEYLHDKCIACGRCDQACPKEIPILNMIEKSSQKLIREERGFMRAGRGQISDSEIREEGVNLVLGTTPGIIAMVGCSNYPDGTKDLYTVADEMLKRNYIVLMSGCSAMDLGMYKNEHGETLYEKYPAKFLAGNLINVGSCVSNAHITGTAIKVAAIFAQRQVSGNYEEIADYITNRIGAVGVAWGAYSQKASSIATGCNRLGIPVVVGPHGSKYRRALIGKPYQKEDWKVYDARDGSEMPIPASPEFLLTTADTIEELLPMLAKNCIRPSDNNMGRMIKLTHYMELNQKYLGHMPEDWYKFVRTETDLPLAKRETLLKMLEKDHGWEIDWKRKKILSGPTMKSDVSAQPTNVKRLCKGEC, from the coding sequence ATGAGCGACGATATATCATCTGGGCAATTTTCCATTGACGAACTGGAAAATGTTCAGATCACAATTGGCAAGATCGTAGGTGCCATCGAGAAAACAGCAGAAAAAGAAGGAGTTGAAGTAGGTCCGACTCCAAAACCAGGGATCTCAGATTTGAGAGAGTGGGATCACAATCTTCTTTCACGTTATCAACCAGTATATACTCCTGTCTGTGACCAGTGCTGTTATTGTACTTTTGGTAAATGTGATCTTGGAGGCAACAAAGAAGGTGCTTGTGGTATTAATATGGAATCCCATCAGGCCCGTGAATTTTTGCTTAGGGTTATCACTGGTGCAGCTGCGCATGCAGGACACGGACGTCACATGCTACATCATCTTATAGGTCTCCATGGTCGTGATCATCCCATTAATGTCGGATCTTCAAACCTGCTAGCTCCAAACACTCAGGCAGTAACTGGCATAACGCCTGAGACACTTGGTGATTTGGAGGAGGTAATGGACTATGTAGAGGAACAACTCACTCAGCTGCTCGCAACGATCCATGCAGGACAGGAAGGTGCGGCAATTGACTTTGAATCAAAGGCAATGCATGGTGGAATGCTTGACCACGTTGGAATGGAAGTATCTGACATCGCTCAGATATCATGTATGGGAATGCCAAAATCAGATCCTGAAGCACCGCTTGCAGAAATTGGAATGGGCTGCATTGATTCAACAAAACCTGTACTACTTGTTATCGGGCATAATGTTGCAGGTGTAACTAACATTATGGATTACATACACGACCATGGTCTGGAAGACAAGATGGAGCTTGCCGGTCTGTGCTGTACTGCAATCGATATGACACGTTACCAGATGGAACACGGTGGCAAACCACATGCAAAGATCATCGGTAGTCTGGCAAAAGAACTCAAAATGATACGCTCAGGTGTTCCTGACGTAATTGTTGTCGATGAACAATGTGTCAGAGCTGATGTACTTGATGAAGCAAAGAAGCTCTCAATACCTGTAATAACTACTAATGATAAGATTATGTATGGTCTTCCAAACAGATCAAAAGACAGTGCAGCAGCCATAATCGAAGACCTTTCAAGCAGAAAGGAACCAGGGGCTCTTATTCTGGATTTCGATCTACTTGCTGACGTTTCAGTAGAACTTGCTATCAAGATGTCTAAAATAAGGGATGAAATGGGCATTACAGCTCTACCAACTGAAGAGGAGCTTCAGGAATTTTCAGTGAAATGTGTCCAGTGTGGTGCATGTGAAATGGACTGTCCTGACAACCTTCCAATAATGGCAGCTATGAAGGCAGGAATTGACAAGGATTTCAGCAAGTTCGAGTATCTACATGACAAATGTATTGCATGTGGAAGGTGTGACCAGGCATGTCCAAAGGAGATTCCTATTCTTAATATGATAGAGAAGTCATCCCAGAAACTCATCCGTGAGGAGAGGGGATTCATGCGTGCAGGCAGAGGGCAGATAAGTGACTCTGAAATTCGTGAAGAAGGTGTCAACCTCGTTCTTGGAACAACGCCTGGTATTATTGCAATGGTTGGATGTTCCAACTATCCGGATGGCACAAAGGATCTGTACACAGTTGCAGATGAGATGCTTAAGAGGAATTACATCGTGCTAATGTCGGGATGTTCCGCAATGGACCTTGGTATGTACAAGAACGAACACGGTGAAACCCTTTATGAGAAATATCCTGCAAAATTCCTTGCCGGTAACCTCATTAATGTAGGTTCATGTGTTTCCAACGCACACATTACAGGAACGGCTATCAAAGTAGCTGCTATATTTGCACAGAGGCAGGTTTCTGGTAATTATGAGGAGATTGCTGACTACATCACAAACCGTATTGGTGCGGTAGGTGTTGCATGGGGGGCATACTCGCAGAAGGCATCTTCCATTGCTACCGGATGTAACAGACTTGGTATTCCTGTAGTTGTAGGGCCACATGGTTCCAAGTACAGAAGGGCACTCATTGGTAAGCCATATCAGAAAGAAGACTGGAAGGTGTATGATGCAAGGGATGGTTCAGAAATGCCGATTCCTGCTTCACCAGAATTCCTGCTGACAACAGCAGACACTATTGAAGAGCTTCTCCCTATGCTTGCAAAGAACTGTATCCGTCCATCCGATAACAATATGGGTAGAATGATCAAACTTACTCACTATATGGAACTCAACCAGAAGTACCTCGGTCACATGCCTGAGGACTGGTATAAGTTCGTAAGGACCGAGACTGACCTTCCACTTGCGAAACGTGAGACACTTCTCAAGATGCTTGAAAAGGACCATGGATGGGAAATCGACTGGAAACGCAAAAAGATCCTTTCAGGACCAACGATGAAATCAGATGTTTCCGCTCAGCCTACAAACGTAAAGAGACTCTGCAAGGGGGAATGTTAA
- the cdhD gene encoding CO dehydrogenase/acetyl-CoA synthase subunit delta produces MTKKMKLSQLSDMLQDLDVESLEGVTIEGDIELNISGGGGLNPALAYALGSEISQISLHMANIGRMLGFPAEQLFASAFGMGEMPQPETLPTSPKIQELLASKFEVAKVDNWKNPIQEVTLGATSGDGGSRKSTVTLGGENALPYYFDAEMPHRNYVTMDVFDMPIGMAKSVKGNYEDVINDPAEWAKKVVREFNADMVTIHLISTDPLINDTSAKEAAKVVEDVLQAVDVPIVIGGSGNPEKDPEVLEKAAEVAEGERVLLASASLNLDYERIAKAAMDYGHVVLSWTQLEINAQKELNRKLMKQCNVPRDRIIMDPTTAALGYGLDYAYTNMERIRLAGLMGDDELTFPMSSGTTNAWGAREAWMVSSPLKQDSDWGPREYRGPIWEIVTGLSLSLAGNDMFMMMHPTSVQVLKEITQTLYGSIESEEIDITNWIGAEV; encoded by the coding sequence ATGACAAAGAAAATGAAATTATCGCAACTTAGTGATATGTTGCAAGATCTCGATGTGGAGTCACTGGAAGGCGTGACCATTGAAGGTGACATCGAGCTCAATATTAGTGGTGGTGGAGGCCTAAATCCTGCACTTGCCTATGCTCTGGGAAGCGAGATTTCCCAGATATCTCTTCACATGGCTAATATCGGAAGAATGCTTGGATTCCCTGCTGAACAATTGTTCGCATCTGCTTTTGGAATGGGTGAAATGCCCCAGCCTGAAACACTTCCAACTTCCCCGAAGATACAGGAACTACTTGCTTCCAAATTTGAGGTTGCAAAGGTAGACAACTGGAAGAATCCTATTCAGGAAGTTACACTTGGTGCAACATCAGGTGACGGTGGCTCAAGGAAGAGCACTGTGACCCTTGGTGGGGAGAATGCGCTTCCTTATTACTTTGACGCAGAGATGCCTCACAGGAACTATGTCACCATGGATGTCTTCGACATGCCAATAGGAATGGCAAAGTCCGTAAAAGGCAACTATGAAGATGTAATCAACGACCCGGCAGAATGGGCAAAGAAGGTTGTTCGTGAGTTCAATGCTGACATGGTAACCATTCACTTGATTTCAACTGACCCGCTCATCAACGATACTTCTGCAAAGGAAGCTGCAAAAGTCGTAGAGGATGTTCTGCAGGCAGTTGATGTACCTATCGTTATCGGTGGTTCAGGAAACCCTGAAAAAGACCCAGAAGTGCTCGAGAAGGCAGCTGAGGTTGCAGAGGGTGAGAGAGTATTGCTTGCATCTGCAAGTCTTAACCTTGACTACGAGAGAATTGCAAAGGCAGCCATGGATTATGGACATGTCGTCCTTTCATGGACACAGCTTGAGATCAATGCTCAGAAGGAACTTAACAGGAAACTCATGAAGCAGTGTAATGTCCCAAGGGACCGCATAATAATGGACCCAACCACAGCAGCACTGGGATACGGTCTTGACTATGCGTACACCAATATGGAGCGCATAAGACTTGCTGGTCTTATGGGTGACGATGAACTTACATTCCCAATGTCGTCCGGTACCACCAATGCATGGGGTGCTCGTGAGGCATGGATGGTCTCATCTCCACTTAAGCAGGACTCTGACTGGGGACCAAGGGAATATCGTGGACCAATCTGGGAGATCGTCACTGGTCTTTCACTCTCACTTGCAGGTAATGATATGTTCATGATGATGCACCCAACATCTGTACAGGTGCTGAAAGAAATTACACAGACACTCTACGGCTCTATCGAGTCTGAAGAAATAGACATCACCAACTGGATCGGAGCGGAGGTGTGA
- the cdhC gene encoding CO dehydrogenase/CO-methylating acetyl-CoA synthase complex subunit beta, translated as MADEFPFEISPMFEGERIRKDGMYAELAGPKSKGFELVRAAEMDDVEDGKFTLIGPDLSDMEAGSRHPLAMIYKIAGELVEPDLESIVERRNHEFQNYIQGFMHLNQRDDVWMRVSKDAVEKGMTSFEPVAQAIMMLFKNELTFIESVEAIYITDMAEIEKEIENARGVYKARDERTRDLHDEDVDTFYGCTLCASFAPTNVCVVTPDRVSLCGAINWFDGRAAAKVDPEGPQFAIPKGDLVDAESGEYTGVNEAAKKLSSGEYDRIKLHSFLEYPHTSCGCFEVVGFYIPEVDGIGWVDRDFAGTAPNGLQFSTMAGQTGGGKQVVGFLGIGVNYFRSPKFIQADGGWERVVWMPKMLKDKVFDSMPEDIRDKIPTEEEAADIDSLKTFLKEKNHPILERWVEEEEEAPEEEEAPEAAAPQAGFATPQMMQAANFMPSMPMMSGGGSGGVKIVLKNAKVSIEKVIIKKQD; from the coding sequence ATGGCAGATGAATTCCCTTTTGAAATATCTCCTATGTTTGAAGGAGAGAGAATTAGAAAAGATGGTATGTATGCAGAACTTGCAGGTCCAAAGTCCAAAGGCTTTGAACTCGTGAGGGCAGCAGAGATGGACGATGTGGAAGACGGCAAGTTCACACTTATCGGTCCTGATCTTTCAGACATGGAAGCAGGTTCCAGACATCCCCTTGCAATGATATACAAGATCGCAGGAGAACTTGTAGAACCTGATCTTGAGTCCATTGTAGAAAGAAGGAACCATGAATTCCAGAACTACATACAGGGTTTCATGCACCTGAACCAGAGAGACGATGTCTGGATGAGGGTCAGCAAAGATGCAGTTGAGAAAGGTATGACCTCTTTTGAGCCTGTCGCACAGGCTATTATGATGCTCTTTAAGAACGAACTTACATTCATAGAGAGTGTTGAAGCTATTTATATCACAGATATGGCCGAGATCGAGAAAGAGATCGAGAATGCAAGAGGAGTCTACAAGGCAAGGGACGAGAGAACCCGTGACCTTCACGATGAGGATGTTGACACATTCTACGGATGTACCCTTTGTGCATCATTCGCTCCAACCAATGTTTGTGTAGTAACACCGGACAGGGTTTCACTTTGTGGTGCGATCAACTGGTTCGACGGCAGGGCAGCAGCAAAGGTAGACCCGGAAGGTCCACAGTTCGCAATTCCAAAAGGAGACCTCGTCGACGCAGAATCCGGGGAATACACCGGTGTCAATGAAGCTGCAAAGAAATTATCCAGTGGCGAATATGATCGTATAAAGCTTCACTCATTCCTAGAGTACCCACACACGTCCTGTGGATGCTTCGAGGTTGTAGGATTCTACATCCCTGAAGTTGATGGTATTGGGTGGGTAGACAGGGACTTTGCAGGCACAGCACCAAATGGGCTTCAGTTCTCAACCATGGCAGGACAGACTGGTGGAGGTAAACAGGTTGTTGGTTTCCTTGGAATCGGTGTCAATTACTTCCGTTCACCAAAGTTCATCCAGGCAGACGGCGGCTGGGAAAGGGTCGTATGGATGCCAAAGATGCTTAAGGACAAGGTATTTGATAGTATGCCAGAGGATATCCGCGACAAGATCCCAACTGAAGAAGAAGCAGCGGATATTGACAGTCTCAAAACCTTCCTCAAGGAAAAGAACCACCCAATACTTGAAAGATGGGTAGAGGAAGAAGAGGAAGCACCTGAAGAGGAAGAAGCACCTGAAGCAGCAGCTCCACAAGCAGGATTCGCTACTCCACAGATGATGCAGGCTGCAAACTTCATGCCATCCATGCCAATGATGAGTGGCGGTGGATCTGGTGGTGTAAAGATCGTCCTGAAGAACGCAAAGGTCAGTATCGAAAAAGTGATTATCAAGAAACAGGACTAA
- a CDS encoding rhomboid family intramembrane serine protease: protein MNDLDKKCWICGKEENIPFKCRFCGKNFCSRHRLPEQHACVGLEQLKQDKQYSGSPGYGSSGTEDVFKDALKNTAKYAAKSAAKGVGRNISHSIKSSPPMAIIYLCIFSFILQIIIPGFQQAFQLVPALIFARPWTLVTHMFIHADFTHILFNMLVLFFFGPELERRAGKKVFLYVYFTAGLVAAIAYSMTSKSPYIPVVGASGAIMGVFAALAIIAPEIKVYVYFIPMKITQALILFALFDFVLLGANDMIAHTAHLSGILVGVLMGMRIKRAQIKYNSYDTNYYRR, encoded by the coding sequence GTGAATGATTTGGACAAAAAATGCTGGATATGCGGCAAAGAAGAAAATATACCTTTTAAGTGCCGTTTTTGTGGAAAAAACTTTTGTTCGAGGCACAGGCTCCCTGAACAGCATGCGTGCGTGGGGCTTGAACAGCTCAAGCAAGACAAGCAGTACAGCGGTAGTCCGGGATACGGGAGCAGTGGAACTGAGGATGTATTCAAAGATGCTTTGAAGAACACTGCGAAGTATGCAGCAAAAAGTGCGGCAAAGGGCGTAGGTCGAAATATCAGCCATTCCATAAAAAGCAGCCCCCCAATGGCAATCATTTACCTTTGTATATTTTCTTTTATTTTGCAGATAATCATACCAGGCTTTCAACAGGCTTTCCAGCTGGTTCCTGCTTTAATATTTGCGCGCCCATGGACATTAGTAACCCATATGTTCATCCACGCAGATTTCACACATATTTTATTCAATATGCTGGTACTCTTTTTCTTTGGTCCCGAACTGGAAAGAAGAGCCGGGAAAAAAGTATTCTTATATGTGTACTTCACAGCAGGCCTTGTTGCAGCCATAGCATATTCCATGACTAGCAAATCCCCATATATCCCCGTTGTAGGTGCCAGTGGTGCCATAATGGGCGTCTTTGCAGCTCTTGCAATAATAGCCCCCGAGATTAAGGTCTATGTCTACTTCATTCCAATGAAGATCACACAGGCTTTGATTCTTTTCGCATTGTTTGATTTTGTCCTGCTGGGTGCGAATGACATGATAGCCCACACTGCTCATCTGAGTGGAATTCTCGTAGGTGTGCTTATGGGCATGCGAATTAAACGTGCTCAAATAAAATATAACTCATATGATACTAATTATTACAGAAGGTGA
- the cdhB gene encoding CO dehydrogenase/acetyl-CoA synthase complex subunit epsilon: MVDTTKNTQIYTTWGRKVAKPVNPNVAAKIITKAKRPLLVVGSEILKDELLIEKTIAIAKTGVPVAATGHSITALVDRDIGAKYINVHSLGTFLADKNWTGLDGQGSYDTILFIGHKKYYLNQVLSGLKNFTDLKTICIERHFMQNASLSFGNLKPEVHHEALDEFIEHL, translated from the coding sequence GTGGTAGATACAACCAAGAACACGCAGATCTACACCACATGGGGTAGGAAAGTAGCAAAACCTGTAAATCCGAATGTGGCAGCAAAAATAATCACAAAGGCAAAGAGACCTCTTCTTGTTGTTGGATCAGAGATCTTAAAAGATGAACTGCTTATAGAGAAGACGATTGCCATCGCAAAGACAGGTGTTCCGGTAGCTGCTACCGGACATTCTATTACTGCTCTTGTGGACAGGGATATTGGTGCTAAATACATCAATGTCCATTCACTTGGTACTTTCCTTGCTGACAAGAACTGGACTGGTCTTGATGGACAGGGTTCATATGACACTATCCTTTTTATTGGACACAAGAAGTATTATCTTAACCAGGTGCTTTCCGGTCTTAAGAACTTCACAGACCTAAAGACCATTTGCATTGAGAGGCACTTCATGCAGAATGCTTCATTGTCCTTCGGGAACCTTAAACCTGAAGTACACCATGAGGCGCTTGACGAATTTATTGAACATTTATAA
- the acsC gene encoding acetyl-CoA decarbonylase/synthase complex subunit gamma, with protein MKINSPLEAYKFLPATNCGECGEQTCMAFASHLIDRSHKLTDCTPILEPKFKKKYEELDALLAPEIREVLIGVGENVAKIGGDDVLYRHKLTFFNQTQLAYDVWDTMDEKDLVERVNHIQNFKKFYVGDFLTVDMVAVRCTSNDPAKFGAAVKKVVETTDMPIILCSFDPAVLKAGLEASKGRNPLLYAANKDNWKEVGELALEYDVPVTLFAPNDLDLLKSMAKTFEAMGTEKLVLDPGTFPTGKQLKQTFTNFIKVRRAGIDGDREIAYPIMAVPFTAWMAHDDPVSASYWETVVASVFTIKYGDIMILHSTEPYAMLPELHIRDTIYTDPRKPVTVDPGMYKVGEPTADSPVLFTTNFALTYYTVESDLASNKIDCFLWAIDTDGIGVEAAVAGGQLTAAKIKKGIDESGFDLKKDTTHNAIVIPGLCARLQGDIEDETGANVMVGPADSGRLPGWMEKNWPPQKK; from the coding sequence ATGAAAATTAACAGTCCACTGGAAGCTTACAAGTTCCTGCCAGCCACTAACTGTGGTGAGTGTGGTGAACAGACATGTATGGCCTTTGCATCACATCTTATTGACAGGTCTCATAAACTCACAGATTGTACGCCAATACTCGAGCCTAAGTTCAAGAAGAAGTATGAAGAGCTCGATGCACTCCTGGCCCCTGAGATCAGGGAAGTTTTGATCGGTGTCGGTGAAAATGTCGCAAAGATTGGCGGAGATGATGTTCTTTACCGTCACAAGCTGACATTCTTCAACCAGACGCAGTTAGCATATGACGTATGGGACACAATGGATGAGAAGGATCTCGTTGAGAGAGTAAACCACATTCAGAACTTCAAAAAGTTCTATGTAGGTGACTTCCTCACTGTAGATATGGTAGCTGTGCGCTGCACATCCAATGATCCTGCTAAATTTGGGGCAGCAGTAAAGAAAGTTGTTGAAACAACAGACATGCCTATCATTCTCTGTTCATTTGACCCTGCAGTTCTTAAAGCAGGTCTTGAAGCTTCAAAGGGCAGGAATCCACTTCTCTACGCTGCAAACAAGGACAACTGGAAGGAAGTAGGAGAGCTTGCACTGGAGTACGATGTGCCTGTGACACTCTTTGCGCCAAATGACCTTGACCTTCTCAAGTCAATGGCAAAGACCTTTGAAGCAATGGGTACTGAGAAACTTGTACTCGACCCTGGAACATTCCCAACCGGCAAGCAGCTCAAACAGACCTTTACCAATTTTATAAAGGTACGCAGGGCTGGTATTGATGGCGACCGTGAAATCGCCTATCCAATAATGGCAGTTCCATTCACAGCATGGATGGCACATGATGACCCTGTAAGTGCATCTTACTGGGAAACCGTGGTTGCATCAGTGTTCACCATCAAGTACGGTGACATAATGATCCTCCACAGCACAGAGCCTTATGCAATGTTGCCAGAACTGCACATCCGTGACACTATCTACACAGATCCGAGAAAACCTGTGACTGTAGATCCTGGGATGTACAAGGTAGGAGAACCGACTGCAGATTCACCGGTGCTGTTTACAACCAACTTCGCTCTTACTTACTACACAGTAGAGAGTGATCTTGCATCTAACAAGATCGACTGTTTCCTCTGGGCTATTGATACCGATGGTATTGGTGTAGAGGCTGCAGTGGCTGGTGGGCAACTTACTGCTGCAAAGATCAAGAAGGGAATCGATGAATCCGGATTTGACCTGAAGAAAGATACAACCCACAATGCTATCGTCATTCCGGGACTTTGTGCACGTCTGCAGGGAGACATTGAAGACGAGACGGGTGCTAATGTCATGGTAGGTCCTGCAGATTCCGGAAGGTTACCTGGCTGGATGGAAAAGAACTGGCCACCACAGAAGAAATAA
- a CDS encoding homocitrate synthase family protein encodes MSESKDYSRNKLIDHLNLPPLDVEICDVTLRDGEQTPGVVFTREEKIALAMKLDSVHVDIIEAGFPVVSVSEKETVKEIANMGLNARTCCLSRSKLSDVEVAVDCDVDFISIFIAMSDMHLKYKYHKSCEEMFSCAMEAVEYAKDHGVGVRFAAEDGSRTDLDVLKTAFKAAEEYKVDYVSIADTIGILTPSTTHYLVSEIRKAVKTPICIHCHNDLGLATANTLAAAEAGAKQLHTTVNGIGERAGNASLEELLVSLRIQYGIDRYDTTKLTELSGLVNEFSGLGTAVTKAIVGKHAFSHESGIHVCAILEEPRTYELFSPEMVGGKRHLIVGKHTGMKALKGIVSNMGYELSKEELTTLLDRIKNCTETKHGISPSKLESMVIETKKH; translated from the coding sequence ATGTCAGAAAGTAAAGATTACTCAAGAAACAAGCTTATCGATCATTTGAATTTGCCACCTCTTGATGTTGAGATTTGTGATGTGACACTGCGAGATGGTGAGCAAACACCTGGAGTAGTTTTTACAAGGGAAGAAAAGATTGCTCTTGCAATGAAACTGGACTCAGTTCACGTGGATATCATTGAAGCTGGATTTCCGGTAGTTTCTGTTTCTGAAAAGGAAACGGTCAAAGAAATTGCTAACATGGGACTCAACGCACGAACATGTTGTCTTTCCAGGTCAAAATTGAGCGATGTCGAAGTAGCTGTTGATTGTGATGTTGACTTTATCAGTATATTCATTGCAATGTCAGATATGCATCTCAAATATAAATATCATAAGAGCTGTGAAGAGATGTTTTCCTGTGCCATGGAAGCTGTTGAGTATGCAAAGGACCATGGAGTAGGTGTCAGGTTTGCAGCAGAAGATGGCAGCAGGACTGATCTAGATGTGCTGAAAACTGCTTTTAAAGCTGCTGAGGAATACAAAGTTGATTATGTAAGTATTGCTGATACGATAGGTATTCTGACTCCAAGTACAACTCATTATCTTGTCAGTGAGATCAGGAAGGCAGTAAAGACTCCTATTTGTATCCACTGTCATAATGACCTTGGTCTTGCAACGGCAAATACCCTTGCTGCTGCCGAGGCTGGGGCTAAGCAGCTTCATACTACTGTTAATGGTATAGGGGAGCGTGCAGGTAATGCTTCACTTGAGGAGTTACTTGTTTCACTGAGAATACAATATGGTATAGACAGGTATGATACCACAAAGTTAACTGAGCTTTCAGGACTTGTAAACGAATTTTCAGGACTTGGGACTGCAGTAACGAAGGCAATTGTCGGAAAGCACGCTTTCTCTCATGAATCAGGTATCCATGTATGTGCAATCCTTGAAGAACCACGCACTTATGAGCTATTCAGCCCGGAAATGGTTGGTGGTAAGCGTCATCTTATTGTTGGTAAACATACAGGCATGAAAGCTCTGAAAGGAATAGTAAGCAACATGGGGTATGAGCTTTCAAAAGAAGAACTTACTACACTTCTTGACAGGATAAAAAACTGTACAGAAACAAAACATGGTATCTCACCATCAAAACTTGAATCGATGGTGATTGAAACAAAGAAGCATTAA